One Lysobacterales bacterium DNA window includes the following coding sequences:
- a CDS encoding ATP-binding protein, with product MSDFNHPLLRTLRSPIATRAIERLSNAIIKALQQEFRGIVVYGLARFGKSWAIKYLIAVLTWLDGDAYVTSLIIPKSHARSDGAFFSLWLSRFKLKLPERTSALARMERVRNFLIARCEEAGSSLIIVFIDEAQRLFPDDYEHLATLDNELTDLGYMLFVVLVYQMDYNAATNEKIYDGGAPAHVHQRFLVRRHEFTGLNGPSECAHAMSRYDQHAFWPVDSGISYTRHFATAAFDSGWRLEHHAERLHEIASELRIAHRLPSRAWTWPMKSFEVCINILLTIIAPSRSDFSGFTDDDLRMALNECAFIDLELSRTTIASEEV from the coding sequence ATGAGTGACTTCAACCATCCGCTGCTGCGCACCCTGCGCAGCCCGATCGCCACGCGTGCGATCGAACGCCTCAGCAACGCCATCATCAAGGCCCTGCAGCAGGAATTCCGGGGGATCGTCGTTTACGGCCTTGCCCGATTCGGCAAGTCGTGGGCCATCAAGTACCTGATCGCCGTGCTCACCTGGCTCGACGGCGACGCCTACGTCACGAGCCTGATCATCCCGAAATCGCACGCACGCAGCGACGGCGCCTTCTTCAGTTTGTGGTTGTCGCGCTTCAAGCTCAAGTTGCCGGAACGCACCTCGGCGCTGGCGCGGATGGAACGCGTGCGCAACTTCCTGATCGCCCGCTGCGAAGAGGCCGGCAGTTCGCTCATCATCGTCTTCATCGACGAAGCCCAGCGCCTCTTTCCGGATGACTATGAGCACCTGGCCACGCTCGACAACGAACTGACCGACCTCGGCTACATGCTGTTCGTCGTGCTCGTTTACCAGATGGATTACAACGCGGCGACCAACGAGAAGATCTACGACGGCGGCGCGCCGGCGCACGTGCATCAGCGGTTTCTGGTCCGCCGGCACGAGTTCACGGGCCTGAACGGCCCGTCCGAATGCGCGCACGCGATGAGTCGTTACGACCAGCACGCCTTCTGGCCGGTCGACTCCGGCATCAGCTACACGCGGCACTTCGCGACCGCCGCGTTCGACTCGGGCTGGCGGTTGGAGCACCACGCGGAGCGCCTGCACGAAATCGCTTCCGAACTGCGCATCGCGCACCGGCTGCCCTCGCGCGCGTGGACGTGGCCGATGAAGTCGTTCGAGGTCTGCATCAACATCTTGCTGACCATCATTGCACCCAGCCGGTCGGACTTCAGCGGGTTCACCGACGACGATCTCCGTATGGCGCTGAACGAGTGCGCCTTCATCGATCTGGAACTCTCGCGCACGACCATCGCATCCGAGGAGGTGTAG